A single window of Drosophila suzukii chromosome 3, CBGP_Dsuzu_IsoJpt1.0, whole genome shotgun sequence DNA harbors:
- the LOC108011090 gene encoding nose resistant to fluoxetine protein 6, whose amino-acid sequence MLVGFILLGAIVLVGAAHLGDKEVLQGFHHLKDLKPLGTEFADYFQNVTLNDLSLFDSRLPTQEDLLCLNDMSKIMMALQGGQYWALKMIDAWGSIPSGILSGNLYDLGNFDECINIEKENIRGKYCFLTASPKQFQGLSITTATCFPASCSASHMNKFLAQLTKRVLNLNITNSLMSISDSTCQTNESEPWDGLTIFAIVILSLMGSVVAFLTLYDYFFCKNQDQLPVLVKVFSARANSRTIFRIVENKSNPNVIDCLSGIRCMSLFWVVYCHEYVTQMSSVNINYFEVLQWVQMPFSSFIVHGFYSVDSFFFIGGLLVSLIALRTMDRTKGKLNVPLMYIHRLIRIVPILAVAILVYTKLMGVVAGGPLLKDGYSDKSECQKSWFWTLLFVVNYTKHKCLHHTWYLAVDMQLFLISPILLIAIYKWGKKAAAGIFVLIVLLSGCLFATMMVNNYSMLKNYSSTAREKIYYATHTHATPWLMGFLFGYFLYLNQGKKFKLSWMAVWSGWILCLAMIFTSIFALYPAIKSGAPPLTTLEESLYYTLTRLGWPMAIGWVIFACMQGYGGLANSFLSSPLWQPLSRLSYSVYIWHKFIQEINSRSIRTNSYYSDYQVMLRFWSTFGFTVLLAYLLYILVEAPVGGLDLFLRPQKIAFVGNDSKASSEEVQQNQKDDLRTRNLKVFNGRKTSSQIQTD is encoded by the exons ATGCTGGTGGGATTTATTTTGCTAGGTGCTATTGTCCTAGTCGGGGCAGCACACCTTGGGGACAAGGAAGTCCTGCAAGGATTTCATCATCTGAAGGATCTGAAGCCTCTGGGTACTGAGTTCGCCGACTACTTTCAAAATGTAACGCTGAACGATTTGAGTCTTTTCGACTCCCGACTGCCAACTCAGGAGGATCTATTGTGCCTTAATGATATGTCCAAGATTATGATGGCTCTACAAGGCGGTCAATATTGGGCTTTGAAAA TGATTGATGCATGGGGCTCTATACCTTCTGGTATTTTAAGTGGAAACTTATACGACTTGGGAAACTTCGACGAGTGTATCAACATCGAAAAGGAGAACATTCGTGGAAAGTATTGCTTTCTAACAGCATCACCTAAACAATTTCAGGGACTGTCTATTACAACTGCAACTTGCTTCCCGGCTTCTTGCTCGGCCTCTCATATGAACAAGTTTTTGGCTCAGTTAACGAAGAGGGTACTAAATTTGAATATTACTAATTCATTAATGAGTATTAGCGATAGCACTTGTCAGACAAATGAAAGCGAACCCTGGGATGGTCTTACTATTTTCGCAAT AGTCATCTTATCACTGATGGGCTCTGTCGTAGCTTTCCTAACGCTGTATGACTACTTTTTCTGCAAGAATCAAG ATCAACTTCCTGTATTAGTAAAGGTTTTTTCGGCTAGGGCCAACTCACGTACAATTTTCCGCATCGTGGAAAACAAGTCAAACCCAAATGTAATCGACTGCCTTTCTGGAATTCGTTGCATGTCCCTTTTCTGGGTGGTTTACTGCCACGAGTATGTGACCCAAATGTCATCagtaaatattaattattttgaagTCCTGCAG TGGGTGCAAATGCCATTCTCCAGCTTTATTGTACATGGCTTTTACTCAGTGGATTCTTTTTTCTTCATCGGTGGCTTGTTGGTTTCTTTGATTGCCCTGAGAACGATGGACAG AACCAAGGGAAAGCTAAATGTGCCGCTGATGTATATTCATCGCCTTATCCGTATTGTTCCTATCTTAGCCGTAGCTATACTGGTGTACACAAAGCTAATGGGTGTGGTGGCTGGAGGACCTCTTTTAAAGGATGGATATAGTGACAAATCGGAATGTCAGAAGAGTTGGTTTTGGACCCTGCTCTTTGTGGTTAACTACACAAAGCATAAG TGCTTACATCATACATGGTATCTGGCAGTAGATATGCAGTTATTCTTAATTTCTCCGATCCTGCTAATCGCTATCTACAAATGGGGAAAAAAGGCTGCAGCTGGAATATTTGTCCTGATAGTCTTACTTTCTGGCTGCCTCTTTGCCACTATGATGGTCAACAACTACTCGATGCTGAA GAATTACAGTTCTACCGCTCGAGAGAAGATTTACTACGCCACCCACACTCACGCTACTCCTTGGCTTATGGGATTTCTTTTCGGAtactttctttacttgaaCCAGGGAAAGAAGTTTAAATTGAGCTGGATGGCAGTGTGGTCAGGATGGATCCTCTGCCTGGCCATGATCTTCACTTCGATCTTTGCCCTTTATCCGGCTATTAAATCGGGCGCTCCTCCTCTAACCACCTTGGAAGAGTCCTTATATTATACCCTCACCCGTTTGGGCTGGCCAATGGCTATTGGTTGGGTTATATTCGCATGCATGCAAGGATATGGGGGCTTGGCCAACAGCTTTCTGTCTTCTCCATTGTGGCAACCTCTTTCGAGACTCTCGTATTCCGTCTACATCTGGCACAAATTTATTCAAGAAATAAATTCTCGAAGTATAAGGACAAATTCGTACTACTCGGATTACCAAGTG ATGCTTAGATTCTGGTCGACCTTTGGCTTCACCGTGCTGCTGGCCTACTTACTGTATATCCTCGTTGAGGCACCTGTTGGCGGGCTGGATCTATTTTTACGACCTCAGAAAATAGCTTTTGTTGGCAACGATTCAAAAGCAAGTTCAGAGGAAGTGCAGCAGAATCAGAAAGATGATTTGAGGACaagaaatttaaaagttttcaatGGAAGGAAAACGAGCTCTCAAATTCAAACTGATTAG
- the LOC108011094 gene encoding uncharacterized protein yields the protein MSTHSIVDLRSDTVSQPTEKMRARMASAVVGDDVYGEDPTVNELEARTAAIFGKEAGLFVPSGTMGNLLAIMVHCHRRGTEALVGDLSHIFLYEQGGASHLAGVQLATLKNEQDGTFSLQELRRRIRHDDCHEPITSLVVVEQTHNICGGKVVPLAFLDELTTLVRQPGVGTGTARIALHMDGARVFNAAAALGVGVERICRDFDSVSICLSKGLSAPVGSVLVGSKAFISEAHRLRKALGGGMRQVGILAAAGLVALEEVVPLLGKDHERTKKLAKVIFELKSPNVTVDLETVQTNILLVEITQPKLTASEFSTRLGIVESGEVEAGVTDKNGAGIVVKASARDWAFARVVLYHQVDDEQVELAIRKLKYVIGQYDLRWPRA from the exons ATGTCCACCCACTCCATTGTTGACCTGCGCTCGGACACCGTGAGCCAGCCCACGGAGAAGATGCGGGCCAGGATGGCCTCTGCCGTCGTTGGGGATGACGTATATGGCGAGGATCCCACCGTCAATGAACTGGAGGCGCGGACAGCGGCCATTTTCGGCAAGGAGGCGGGCCTCTTTGTGCCCAGCGGCACCATGGGAAATCTACTGGCAA TTATGGTTCACTGCCATCGTCGAGGAACTGAGGCCCTGGTCGGCGATTTATCTCACATCTTCCTGTACGAGCAAG GTGGCGCCTCGCATTTGGCCGGGGTCCAATTAGCCACGCTGAAGAACGAACAGGATGGCACCTTCAGCCTCCAGGAGCTGCGCCGCAGGATACGACACGACGACTGCCACGAGCCCATCACTtcgctggtggtggtggagcAGACCCACAACATCTGCGGGGGCAAGGTGGTGCCGCTGGCCTTCCTGGACGAGCTGACCaccctggtccgccagccggGCGTGGGAACCGGTACCGCTCGCATCGCCCTCCACATGGACGGAGCTCGGGTCTTCAACGCCGCCGCCGCCTTGGGCGTGGGTGTGGAGCGCATCTGCCGCGATTTTGACTCGGTTTCCATCTGCCTCAGCAAGGGATTGTCGGCCCCCGTGGGATCCGTGTTGGTGGGCTCCAAGGCTTTCATTTCGGA AGCACATCGACTTCGCAAAGCTTTGGGAGGCGGTATGAGGCAGGTGGGCATCCTGGCAGCAGCTGGACTCGTAGCCTTGGAAGAAGTGGTGCCACTTCTAGGCAAAGACCATGAGCGGACCAAAAAGCTAGCCAAGG TTATTTTCGAACTGAAAAGCCCCAATGTCACCGTGGATCTAGAGACTGTGCAGACCAACATTCTTCTGGTGGAGATTACTCAACCCAAACTGACCGCCAGTGAGTTCTCCACTCGTCTGGGCATCGTGGAGTCCGGAGAAGTGGAAGCTGGAGTCACGGATAAGAATGGAGCCGGAATTGTGGTGAAGGCCAGTGCCCGGGATTGGGCATTTGCCAGGGTGGTTCTCTACCACCAGGTGGATGACGAGCAGGTGGAGCTGGCCATCAGGAAGCTGAAGTACGTTATCGGGCAGTACGACCTGCGATGGCCCAGGGCCTAG
- the LOC108011091 gene encoding uncharacterized protein encodes MVKFISYLLLYGLVVICASESTNPDVLKGHGYLRHLRPLAVEFIEYFQNVTLESLGLPDSRLASVDDTLCLAEMEALMSALSSSEYWALKMIDSWGSIPSGIMTGNNFDLGNFDECLSIYQVIGSRKISGKYCFLIANNLRIATCFPASCSSTQMEPFVKEILNRIPYVNSINITLKISEASCQTSESDPWDALTISTIVILSVMGVLVTLFTLYDYFLCEDQNKIPALVKAFSARANSRTLFRIVPNNSNPNIIECLHGIRCMSLFWVIFSHEFIYALTSPNLNKADIYSWAVEPFASFVLHGYFTVDSFFVLGGLLVSMIALRSMEKSGGKLNPLLMYLHRIIRIVPVVAMAILIYMRMMTVVSGGPMLKNGYHGKESCEKGWFLTMLFIQNYAALHICLDHTWYLAVDMQLFIISPILLIALYKWGKKAASGIAVLVVLLSGCLFATQMVNKYSMLVKNGGDDDGVPNKKLYLATHVHAAPWLIGFLFGYFLHLNRGKKFQLSRPVVWTGWILSLAMLFTSIFALYPAGKWSASPLSTLEESLYYTLTRVAWPLAICWIIFACMQGYGGLANSFLSSPLWQPFSRLSYSMYIWHMFVQEMNSRSVRTNTYFSNYSMMKHFWYDFGFTALMSYLLYLIIEAPLCGFDILLRPQRNSTAADQPKLVSYQNDLETRRPEESDPITAPDVQTMMVKPVSRNQTTMARVVTIFLLSGLVLIGATELEETELLKQYQRLKHLRPLGVEFAEHFRNVSIRDLDLDFYTGLPKENQLLCLEDMAVLMQSLAAGNYWAIKMIDAWGSIPSGLLYGNFYDLGNFDECLKISQQITSDHSVQGKYCFISVPFGGLLGIPALNARPVNIATCFPASCSAAQMEGFVGKLLQQLIGSNSSTSLSINEASCQTIDSKPWDGLTIFTVVVLSLMVSVVTFFTLYDYFLNKNQDEPSGLIQAFSVRSNSRALFRIVESKSNPNVISCLHGIRCMSIIWVVFSHVNLYFVTMPNINFVHAYSWAEQPYSNIILHGVFSVDSFFFLGGLLVSMIALRSMDKTKGKLNAPLMYLHRLIRILPVLAMAILIYMTIMPLVSGGPLFYDGFSGRNTCETNWFWTLLFIQNYATENICLGHSWYLAVDMQLYIISPLLLIALYKWGKKAAAGIVLLIILLSGCLFATMMINNFSFLIKNTTGSNMANHMLYQATHRHAAPWLIGFLFGYFLHLNRGRKFQLNWLAVWSGWAICLALLGTSLFALYPAAKWSAPALSTLEESLYYTLTRLAWPISLCWIVFACMQGYGGLANSFLSSPLWQPLSRLSYSVYIWHMFIVEINCKNSRTSTYFSDYTAMLKFWSDFGFTVMLSYFFYLIIEAPLGGFDSLLNPKKKSTEQTHIASSNTFSAETQPEKNPDQILVAIRKAD; translated from the exons atggtaaaatttattagttatttattGCTCTATGGGCTGGTCGTTATTTGTGCCTCAGAGTCTACAAATCCTGATGTCCTGAAAGGGCATGGATACCTAAGGCATCTGCGGCCCCTGGCAGTGGAATTCATAGAGTACTTTCAAAATGTAACTCTGGAGAGCTTGGGATTACCGGACTCCAGGTTAGCCAGTGTGGATGACACATTATGTCTTGCGGAAATGGAGGCACTAATGAGTGCACTCTCATCCAGCGAGTATTGGGCATTAAAAA TGATAGATTCGTGGGGTTCCATTCCCTCTGGAATAATGACCGGGAACAACTTTGACCTTGGGAACTTTGATGAATGCCTCTCAATATACCAAGTGATCGGTAGTCGGAAAATAAGTGGAAAGTACTGTTTTCTCATCGCCAACAACTTAAGAATTGCAACTTGTTTTCCTGCTTCATGCTCTTCCACTCAAATGGAACCCTTTGTGAAGGAAATTTTGAATAGAATTCCATACGTCAATAGTATCAACATAACTTTGAAGATCAGTGAAGCGAGCTGCCAAACAAGTGAAAGTGACCCTTGGGATGCACTGACTATTTCCACCAT TGTGATCCTATCTGTGATGGGTGTCCTTGTCACATTGTTCACATTATATGATTACTTTCTGTGCGAAGATCAAA ATAAAATTCCAGCCCTGGTAAAGGCTTTCTCCGCTCGTGCAAATTCTCGCACTCTTTTTCGTATAGTGCCGAACAACTCGAACCCAAATATAATAGAGTGCCTTCATGGCATCCGCTGTATGTCACTTTTTTGGGTTATCTTCTCTCATGAGTTCATATATGCTCTTACTTCACCCAACCTAAACAAGGCTGATATATATTCG TGGGCCGTGGAACCCTTTGCTAGTTTTGTGCTACATGGATACTTCACAGTAGACTCATTTTTCGTTCTTGGAGGTTTATTGGTATCCATGATTGCTTTACGTTCTATGGAGAA ATCTGGTGGAAAACTGAACCCGCTTCTCATGTATCTGCATCGTATAATACGCATTGTGCCCGTCGTTGCGATGGCCATACTTATCTACATGAGAATGATGACCGTTGTCAGTGGTGGACCAATGCTAAAAAATGGTTATCATGGGAAAGAGAGTTGTGAGAAAGGTTGGTTCTTGACCATGCTCTTCATTCAGAATTATGCAGCGCTGCACATT TGCCTCGATCACACTTGGTATTTGGCGGTAGACATGCAGCTTTTTATTATCTCACCAATCCTTTTGATTGCTCTTTATAAATGGGGGAAAAAGGCGGCTTCTGGAATTGCTGTGCTTGTGGTGTTGCTATCGGGTTGCCTTTTTGCCACTCAAATGGTCAACAAATACTCGATGCTTGTTAA AAATGGCGGTGACGATGACGGGGTTCCCAATAAGAAGCTTTACTTGGCCACGCATGTTCACGCTGCACCCTGGCTGATTGGATTTCTATTTGGGTATTTCCTGCATCTGAATCGTGGCAAAAAATTTCAGTTGAGCCGACCAGTTGTGTGGACGGGCTGGATCCTCAGCCTGGCGATGCTTTTCACCTCGATCTTCGCCCTTTATCCAGCGGGTAAATGGAGTGCTTCGCCGCTGTCCACTCTGGAGGAATCTCTGTACTACACCCTCACCCGAGTGGCTTGGCCATTGGCCATTTGTTGGATAATCTTCGCCTGCATGCAGGGCTATGGAGGTCTGGCCAATAGTTTCCTTTCCTCACCGCTGTGGCAGCCATTTTCAAGGCTCTCCTACTCCATGTATATCTGGCATATGTTCGTTCAAGAAATGAACAGCAGAAGTGTCAGGACAAACACATATTTCTCCAACTACTCTATG ATGAAACATTTCTGGTATGACTTTGGATTTACTGCTCTGATGTCCTACCTTTTGTACCTCATCATCGAAGCCCCTTTGTGTGGATTCGATATTCTTCTACGACCCCAAAGGAATTCTACTGCTGCTGATCAACCAAAGTTAGTTTCCTATCAGAATGATCTAGAAACTAGAAGGCCAGAAGAATCAGACCCAATAACTGCTCCTGATGTGCAA acaatGATGGTAAAACCAGTCAGTCGAAATCAAACGACCATGGCCAGAGTTGTTACCATTTTTTTGCTCAGCGGACTGGTTCTCATCGGGGCCACAGAACTGGAGGAAACTGAGCTTTTAAAGCAATACCAGCGACTTAAACATCTGCGACCACTTGGAGTAGAGTTTGCAGAACACTTCCGAAATGTTTCTATCAGGGATTTGGATTTGGACTTCTATACGGGATTGCCGAAAGAGAATCAACTGTTGTGTTTGGAGGACATGGCAGTATTAATGCAGAGCTTGGCAGCTGGCAATTATTGGGCTATTAAAA TGATCGATGCATGGGGTTCCATTCCATCGGGGCTTTTATATGGTAATTTTTACGACTTGGGCAATTTTGATGAGTGCCTTAAGATCAGTCAACAGATCACCAGCGATCATAGTGTCCAAGGAAAGTATTGCTTTATTTCTGTACCTTTTGGCGGATTACTTGGCATTCCGGCCTTGAACGCAAGGCCAGTAAACATAGCCACGTGTTTTCCGGCCTCTTGCTCGGCTGCCCAAATGGAGGGATTTGTGGGAAAACTTCTTCAGCAATTGATTGGTTCAAATAGTTCTACGAGCTTAAGTATCAATGAAGCCTCTTGCCAGACTATAGATAGCAAACCATGGGATGGATTGACCATATTCACTGT AGTGGTTTTATCTTTGATGGTCTCGGTGGTGACTTTCTTTACCCTTTACGATTATTTTCTAAACAAAAACCAAG ATGAACCCTCAGGACTTATACAGGCCTTCTCAGTTAGATCCAATTCCCGAGCTCTCTTTCGCATTGTGGAGTCTAAATCTAATCCAAATGTGATCAGTTGTCTTCACGGCATCCGTTGCATGTCCATCATTTGGGTAGTCTTTTCCCATGTCAACCTTTACTTTGTCACCATGCCAAATATTAACTTTGTGCATGCTTATTCC TGGGCTGAACAACCTTATTCCAATATTATTCTACATGGCGTATTCTCCGTGGATTCTTTTTTCTTCCTGGGTGGCTTGTTGGTGTCCATGATTGCTCTGCGCTCAATGGATAA AACCAAGGGTAAACTGAATGCTCCTTTGATGTACCTTCATCGCTTGATTCGGATCCTTCCCGTTTTGGCCATGGCCATTCTTATCTATATGACGATCATGCCACTTGTGTCTGGTGGTCCACTATTTTATGATGGTTTCAGTGGAAGAAATACCTGCGAAACCAATTGGTTTTGGACCCTGCTTTTTATCCAGAATTATGCCACGGAAAATATT tgCCTAGGTCATTCTTGGTACTTGGCAGTAGACATGCAACTGTATATCATCTCCCCGCTTCTACTTATCGCTCTCTACAAATGGGGCAAGAAGGCAGCTGCTGGGATTGTCTTACTTATTATCCTGCTTTCGGGTTGTCTTTTCGCCACTATGATGATCaacaatttctcatttttgaTCAA AAATACGACTGGCAGCAATATGGCTAATCACATGCTCTATCAGGCCACCCATAGACACGCAGCTCCTTGGCTGATTGGATTCCTGTTTGGTTACTTTTTGCATCTGAATAGGGGCAGGAAGTTCCAGCTAAATTGGCTGGCAGTGTGGTCAGGATGGGCCATTTGCCTAGCCCTTCTGGGAACATCGCTTTTCGCTCTTTATCCGGCCGCTAAGTGGAGTGCTCCTGCTCTGTCCACTCTGGAGGAGTCACTATATTACACCCTCACCCGATTAGCCTGGCCAATTTCCCTTTGTTGGATAGTGTTTGCCTGTATGCAGGGTTATGGTGGTCTGGCCAACAGTTTTCTTTCCTCACCGTTATGGCAACCTCTTTCAAGACTCTCATACTCCGTCTACATCTGGCACATGTTCATCGTGGAGATAAATTGCAAGAATTCCAGAACCAGTACCTATTTCTCAGACTACACAGCG ATGCTTAAATTTTGGTCAGATTTTGGCTTTACTGTTATGTTGTCATATTTCTTTTACCTCATCATCGAAGCACCTTTGGGAGGCTTTGACAGTCTGCTGAATCCTAAAAAGAAGTCCACTGAGCAAACCCATATTGCTTCCTCCAATACATTCTCCGCCGAAACTCAACCAGAAAAAAACCCTGATCAGATATTGGTAGCAATTAGAAAAGCCGATTAG